In a genomic window of Choristoneura fumiferana chromosome 19, NRCan_CFum_1, whole genome shotgun sequence:
- the LOC141438614 gene encoding rho GTPase-activating protein 190-like, producing MVPTVQAFTEETGYRHIQSRAKHNLQELLLEHADLFYHFKSISPTGTITQEDIKEITDVLQDDFRYKMLDRMEQDRKLMLFQHLGFVHCPMREHCPAGANCLDAALPVILNTRVGSLTSTGESQCLAGRRPRPGPSR from the exons atgGTGCCAACAGTTCAAGCGTTTACTGAAGAGACGGGCTAC CGGCATATACAGTCGCGTGCCAAGCATAACTTGCAG GAGCTGTTGCTTGAACACGCAGACTTGTTCTATCATTTCAAGAGCATTTCGCCGACAGGCACCATCACTCAGGAGGATATCAAAGAGATCACCGATGTATTGCAGGACGATTTCAG ATACAAGATGCTGGACCGGATGGAGCAGGACCGCAAGCTGATGCTGTTCCAGCACCTCGGCTTCGTGCACTGCCCGATGCGGGAGCACTGCCCGGCCGGCGCCAACTGTTTGGACGCGGCGCTGCCCGTCATACTCAACACTAGAGTCGG GTCGTTGACGTCGACGGGCGAGTCTCAGTGCCTGGCGGGCCGCCGGCCGCGCCCTGGGCCCTCACGCTGA